A part of Terriglobus roseus genomic DNA contains:
- a CDS encoding phosphocholine-specific phospholipase C gives MKSRRDFLKMAAATAGMGMTPPAIGRALAIGPDSRTGTIQDVQHVVILMQENRSFDHYFGSLRGVRGFSDPHPAPMPNGKSVWHQPTAQVKTKRYHDRGLSADATHVLPFYLNPKQTTEFQAGTDHGWSSGHLAWNHGHHNQWVNQKQDVLTMGYLKREDVSFHYALADAFTLCDAYHCSVHSNTAPNRIYLWSGTVDSQNRLGKRKNGPGMGERGGTNGYTWTTYPERLQKAGVSWRVYQGGTGLPGSPTDNYTDNSLEFFSQYQVKEGASPTSELVQRGVTDRTLVQFKEDVQKGNLPQVTWVVAPYKYCEHPEASPTDGAYFISLVMDALTSNPEVWSKTVFFINYDENDGLFDHIVPPMPPSTLHANGSGMISNSLQLNLEDEFLNLDLHPHEMRPLIPGADPGGRQPIGLGPRVPMLVVSPWSKGGWTCSETFDHTSVLRFLEKRFGVEEPNISAWRRSICGDLTSAFDFSQTADRRIVSYPAPQPIASSHQPYSIPAVQKMPEQEPGTRPARAIGYALETQIRHEDKKLWLDLRNAGSIGAAFYVYDQKNPTTQPRRYSVAAGDTLSDFWEVANDSPFDLQVHGANGFFARHTGISQATGLQVEVRPDASKQTLQVNLKNPSTAPIAVVWEEKHTKSTGQDVSVAPQSNASFAVPVGVSSGWYELSITQVGSPDALKLQLAGHVESGHPSQTQPMLG, from the coding sequence ATGAAAAGCAGACGAGATTTTCTGAAGATGGCAGCGGCAACAGCGGGCATGGGCATGACGCCGCCTGCAATTGGTCGCGCGCTTGCCATCGGGCCGGATAGCCGAACCGGCACCATTCAGGATGTACAACACGTTGTGATCCTGATGCAGGAGAATCGTTCCTTCGATCACTACTTTGGATCGCTTCGCGGCGTACGCGGTTTTAGTGATCCACATCCTGCTCCCATGCCAAACGGCAAGAGCGTTTGGCATCAACCAACGGCGCAGGTTAAGACAAAGCGCTATCACGATCGCGGCTTATCAGCTGACGCGACTCATGTTTTGCCGTTCTATCTGAATCCAAAACAGACAACAGAATTTCAGGCCGGTACAGATCACGGTTGGAGCAGCGGTCACCTTGCGTGGAATCACGGTCATCATAACCAGTGGGTGAATCAGAAGCAGGATGTTCTGACCATGGGCTATCTGAAGCGTGAGGATGTGTCCTTCCATTACGCGCTCGCGGATGCCTTTACCTTGTGCGATGCATATCACTGCTCCGTGCATTCGAATACGGCCCCGAACAGGATCTACCTGTGGAGTGGAACGGTCGATTCGCAAAACCGCCTTGGCAAGCGGAAGAATGGCCCAGGAATGGGAGAGCGCGGGGGAACCAATGGTTACACGTGGACCACGTATCCCGAGCGTTTGCAGAAGGCTGGTGTGAGTTGGCGCGTGTATCAGGGTGGCACTGGCCTGCCCGGTTCGCCTACTGATAACTACACAGACAATTCGCTCGAATTTTTCTCGCAGTATCAGGTGAAAGAGGGTGCATCACCAACGAGCGAGCTGGTGCAGAGAGGCGTCACGGATCGCACGCTGGTGCAGTTCAAGGAAGATGTGCAGAAGGGAAACCTCCCGCAGGTTACATGGGTTGTCGCTCCATACAAATACTGCGAGCATCCCGAAGCTTCGCCAACCGATGGCGCATACTTCATCTCCTTGGTGATGGACGCTCTCACATCGAATCCCGAAGTGTGGAGTAAGACAGTCTTCTTCATCAACTACGACGAGAACGACGGTCTGTTCGATCACATCGTCCCCCCGATGCCTCCGTCAACGTTGCATGCGAATGGCAGTGGCATGATTTCAAACTCGCTTCAGTTGAATCTTGAGGATGAGTTTCTGAACCTCGATCTTCATCCCCACGAAATGCGTCCATTGATTCCAGGCGCTGACCCGGGTGGACGTCAGCCCATCGGGCTTGGGCCACGTGTTCCCATGTTGGTGGTTTCGCCCTGGAGCAAGGGCGGCTGGACATGCTCAGAGACCTTCGACCACACATCAGTCTTGCGTTTTCTTGAAAAGCGTTTTGGTGTGGAAGAACCGAATATCTCTGCGTGGCGACGCTCCATCTGCGGCGACCTCACCTCAGCCTTTGATTTTTCACAGACCGCCGATCGTCGTATCGTGTCATATCCTGCGCCGCAGCCCATTGCGTCTTCGCATCAGCCATACAGTATTCCTGCAGTGCAGAAGATGCCGGAGCAGGAACCCGGCACAAGGCCAGCACGCGCGATTGGCTACGCGCTGGAAACGCAGATTCGTCACGAAGACAAGAAGTTGTGGCTCGACCTTCGCAATGCAGGAAGCATTGGCGCAGCGTTCTATGTCTACGACCAGAAGAACCCAACAACGCAACCGCGCAGATACAGCGTCGCTGCAGGCGACACACTGTCAGACTTCTGGGAAGTAGCCAACGACAGTCCATTTGATTTGCAGGTGCATGGCGCAAACGGCTTCTTTGCGCGCCACACAGGCATATCGCAAGCGACCGGACTGCAGGTCGAAGTTCGTCCCGATGCTTCCAAACAGACACTTCAAGTGAACCTGAAGAATCCTTCAACGGCACCCATAGCTGTTGTTTGGGAAGAGAAACATACCAAGTCGACCGGGCAAGACGTGTCGGTGGCTCCGCAAAGCAACGCATCGTTTGCAGTCCCTGTCGGCGTCAGTTCAGGTTGGTACGAACTCTCAATCACCCAGGTTGGTTCTCCTGATGCGTTGAAGCTGCAGCTTGCGGGTCATGTGGAAAGCGGCCATCCGAGTCAAACTCAGCCGATGCTTGGTTGA
- a CDS encoding mechanosensitive ion channel family protein has protein sequence MRNRIQHGMKFASSAAWKFAALLIVSSLPAVSQTSAGTTATDTAKTTSAATAAPANATAQSAAPAKSTASTQTLPQQIASLPTLANPGIDTAAQGKAILEHLNDVLRFYRASTTQIQKVGEPSDALYGEQASQHAAQIGQTAFQSARNLAALFNRLQPGNTPSGGSQPAEDADSDDAQPQEPTTAQRLTAARARVQARIADLSAQDAALDKQISTAKGKALAPLQQRDEQLEGQLELQKAMLDAMTRVSSMADAQTATGLVGDVERLLRAAPELASATRPVAAPPVLESLSAVRDSGVSTQAIALFQLLGARKDIDNRIHDLDALKKQATDLRAPLLSLLRSTIQQGNAAMQAPANLSDAEALRATRKHYDTLSSTFRVLSTATLPSSQEVLLLESARANLTAWRTVVNAEYSTLLRALLVRVVSIAVALLVLFIVSGIWQRLTVKYVRDIRRRRQILIIRRIVLGFLTGMVLIFGFVTQFSSLATFAGFITAGIAVGLQTILLSVAAYFFIVGRYGVRVGDRITVAGVTGDVIEVGLVRFYMSELTGTGTEFHPTGRVAVFANSVLFQSGTPLYKQMPGTEYAWHELTVKLKPNADYRAATDVILRAVTNTYNTYRAAIEAQHQSVEQWMDAAVEQPGIEPRLQLTDAGLQYAVLFPVEIKNASSTDEAMIHALLHDMENNEAVKNAILAPPQVKAVVKG, from the coding sequence TTGCGGAACCGCATCCAACATGGGATGAAGTTCGCATCATCCGCCGCTTGGAAATTCGCGGCTCTCCTCATCGTCAGTTCTTTGCCCGCAGTGAGCCAGACCTCCGCCGGAACCACTGCGACAGATACGGCTAAGACAACGTCTGCAGCAACAGCCGCGCCCGCCAATGCCACGGCGCAGTCGGCCGCTCCTGCGAAATCCACTGCTTCTACACAGACTCTGCCGCAGCAAATCGCCTCATTGCCAACGCTTGCGAATCCTGGGATCGATACCGCGGCGCAAGGTAAGGCGATCCTGGAGCATCTGAATGATGTGCTCCGCTTCTATCGCGCATCCACCACACAGATCCAAAAGGTTGGCGAACCCAGTGATGCGCTTTACGGAGAACAGGCAAGTCAGCATGCTGCGCAAATCGGGCAGACAGCATTTCAATCTGCAAGAAATTTGGCAGCGCTGTTTAATCGTCTGCAGCCCGGCAACACGCCATCAGGTGGCTCGCAACCAGCAGAGGACGCGGACAGTGACGACGCGCAGCCGCAGGAACCCACCACGGCTCAACGATTAACTGCTGCACGCGCACGCGTACAGGCACGGATCGCCGATCTGTCCGCACAGGATGCGGCGTTGGATAAACAGATCAGCACAGCGAAAGGCAAGGCCCTTGCGCCTCTGCAGCAGCGCGATGAACAGCTTGAAGGACAACTAGAGTTGCAGAAGGCCATGCTTGACGCAATGACAAGAGTGTCTTCCATGGCAGATGCGCAGACGGCAACGGGCCTTGTTGGTGATGTGGAACGGCTATTGCGTGCTGCGCCGGAACTGGCTTCCGCTACGAGACCAGTGGCGGCGCCGCCCGTGTTAGAGAGCCTGTCGGCGGTGCGTGATTCGGGAGTTTCCACGCAGGCCATTGCATTGTTCCAACTGTTAGGCGCGCGCAAAGATATTGATAACCGCATTCATGATCTGGACGCGTTGAAGAAGCAGGCTACGGATCTTCGTGCACCTCTTCTTTCTCTGTTGCGCTCGACGATTCAGCAGGGAAACGCAGCCATGCAGGCGCCTGCGAATCTTTCCGATGCAGAGGCGCTGCGGGCTACGCGAAAGCACTACGACACATTGAGCTCCACCTTTCGCGTCTTGAGTACTGCAACACTACCCTCGTCGCAAGAAGTATTGCTTCTGGAATCAGCACGAGCAAACCTCACGGCGTGGCGTACTGTCGTCAATGCGGAGTACAGCACGCTCTTACGCGCGTTGCTGGTACGCGTGGTGTCAATCGCAGTCGCGCTGCTCGTCTTGTTCATCGTCAGCGGAATATGGCAGCGGTTAACAGTAAAGTATGTGCGTGACATCCGGCGTCGTAGACAGATACTGATCATTCGCCGAATCGTTCTGGGATTTCTCACCGGCATGGTTCTGATCTTTGGTTTTGTCACCCAGTTCAGTTCATTAGCAACGTTTGCAGGATTCATCACCGCAGGCATTGCCGTTGGATTGCAGACCATCTTGCTTTCGGTCGCCGCATATTTCTTCATCGTGGGGCGCTATGGTGTGCGCGTAGGCGACCGCATCACCGTCGCAGGTGTGACGGGCGACGTAATTGAAGTCGGCCTGGTGCGCTTCTATATGTCGGAACTCACTGGAACGGGAACGGAATTTCATCCCACGGGGCGCGTAGCGGTCTTCGCAAACTCGGTCTTGTTCCAAAGCGGCACGCCGCTGTACAAGCAAATGCCTGGCACGGAATATGCCTGGCATGAGTTGACTGTAAAGCTGAAGCCGAATGCTGATTACCGCGCGGCGACGGACGTCATCCTGCGTGCCGTGACGAACACATACAACACCTATCGTGCTGCGATTGAAGCTCAGCATCAGAGCGTTGAGCAGTGGATGGATGCTGCGGTTGAGCAACCGGGCATTGAGCCACGGCTGCAATTGACCGATGCGGGTCTGCAGTACGCCGTGTTGTTCCCGGTTGAGATCAAGAACGCGTCATCGACCGATGAGGCAATGATTCATGCTCTACTGCATGACATGGAAAACAACGAAGCGGTGAAGAATGCCATCCTCGCACCGCCGCAGGTGAAGGCCGTAGTTAAGGGTTAG
- the eat gene encoding ethanolamine permease, with protein sequence MEEHSHLKATLNTWQLWGIAVGLVISGEYFGWSYGWASAGTLGFLITTALVATMYGTFIFSFTELTTSIPNAGGPFAYAQRAFGPLGGYIAGIATLIEFVFAPPAIALAIGAYLNVQFPSLSPKLAATIAYLIFMTINIVGVQIAASFELFITLLAIAELLVFMAVVAPGFHLSNFLSGGWSGKDHLTIGTLHGMFTAVPFAIWFFLAIEGVAMAAEEAKNPARSIPRAYLGGIATLLVLALGVMVMAGGAGDWRLLANINDPLPQAMKMIVGSSSGWLHMLVWLGLFGLIASLHGIIFGYSRQIYALARADYLPEIFGKIHPRFKTPWVAILAGGIVGIAAIYSDSWLVIAGQPLTANIVTMSVIGALVMYATSMLALFRLRRTEPDMPRPFRIRLYPFAPLWTLLGVIICLASVVYYNRLIATIFLATVIAGYLMLRVTGRIGAERNASRG encoded by the coding sequence ATGGAAGAGCACTCTCATCTGAAGGCGACACTGAACACGTGGCAACTGTGGGGCATCGCCGTGGGACTTGTGATTTCTGGCGAATACTTCGGATGGAGTTACGGCTGGGCTAGTGCAGGCACGCTTGGGTTCCTTATCACCACGGCGTTGGTGGCCACCATGTATGGCACCTTCATCTTCAGTTTCACAGAGCTCACTACTTCGATTCCTAACGCAGGCGGCCCCTTTGCCTATGCGCAACGAGCGTTCGGACCGCTTGGCGGATACATCGCCGGCATCGCAACGCTGATCGAGTTCGTCTTCGCGCCACCGGCCATCGCGTTGGCCATTGGCGCCTATCTGAACGTACAGTTCCCTTCACTGTCACCAAAGCTTGCTGCCACCATTGCCTATCTGATCTTCATGACGATCAACATCGTTGGCGTACAGATTGCGGCCAGCTTTGAACTCTTCATCACGCTGCTTGCCATCGCAGAACTGCTCGTCTTTATGGCTGTGGTCGCTCCAGGCTTCCACTTGTCCAACTTCCTTTCCGGTGGATGGTCTGGCAAGGATCACCTGACGATTGGCACGCTGCATGGCATGTTCACCGCAGTACCCTTTGCCATCTGGTTCTTCCTTGCGATTGAAGGCGTGGCCATGGCGGCAGAGGAAGCCAAGAACCCTGCACGCTCCATTCCACGCGCGTATCTTGGTGGCATTGCGACATTGCTGGTGCTGGCGCTTGGAGTCATGGTGATGGCAGGCGGCGCGGGTGACTGGCGTCTTCTGGCAAACATCAACGATCCGTTGCCACAGGCCATGAAGATGATTGTGGGCTCCTCCAGCGGATGGCTCCACATGCTGGTGTGGCTCGGGCTCTTTGGGTTGATCGCATCGCTGCACGGCATTATCTTCGGTTATTCCCGACAGATTTATGCTTTGGCACGCGCTGATTATCTTCCGGAAATCTTTGGAAAGATTCATCCCCGATTCAAGACACCGTGGGTGGCGATTCTTGCGGGCGGCATCGTGGGTATTGCGGCCATCTACAGCGATTCATGGCTTGTGATCGCGGGACAACCACTGACCGCAAACATTGTTACCATGTCCGTAATCGGTGCCTTGGTTATGTACGCCACCAGCATGCTCGCTCTTTTTCGTCTGCGCAGGACAGAGCCAGACATGCCACGCCCCTTTCGCATTCGACTGTACCCGTTTGCCCCTCTTTGGACACTGCTCGGCGTTATCATCTGCCTGGCAAGCGTTGTGTATTACAACCGCTTGATTGCGACGATCTTTCTTGCTACGGTCATCGCGGGATACCTGATGCTTCGTGTGACAGGACGTATTGGGGCTGAACGCAACGCTTCGCGAGGCTGA
- a CDS encoding helix-turn-helix domain-containing protein, translating to MPASTGKAALSYSPERAEVYACASDDANAQARSLQGWSQLYDQISPGSFHGAIEGICTDSLHVFREATNARLRQSCVVKSDAWWFGIPVREDVSFRLDARMIPCGEIAIRRGNQVFELMTPESFEIFGIVVERKKLEEHLRLFQDVTPPGDHDDLLQAAPHLRTRLRMLLHELLSQTLLYPEVAQSVNAREAMEQSLMDAVADACRERSASTEVSRAERQQAILVRDVREYLLSLDDRVASVPELCRNFNISRRTLQYAFEQVLGMGPNAYLKLLRLNGVRRDLSKRSALMKSVQQVAADWGFWHLSQFSKDYKQHFLELPSLTLKRTQDARSR from the coding sequence ATGCCAGCTTCTACCGGGAAGGCTGCGTTGTCATATTCGCCCGAAAGGGCGGAGGTGTATGCGTGTGCGTCAGACGACGCGAATGCGCAAGCGCGTAGCCTGCAGGGTTGGTCCCAGCTCTACGACCAGATCTCCCCGGGAAGCTTTCATGGCGCGATTGAGGGCATCTGCACGGATTCGCTGCATGTATTTCGCGAAGCCACGAACGCACGTCTGCGGCAGTCCTGTGTTGTGAAGTCTGACGCCTGGTGGTTCGGCATTCCTGTACGCGAAGATGTGTCGTTTCGTCTGGACGCACGGATGATCCCGTGCGGTGAGATCGCGATTCGCCGTGGAAATCAGGTCTTTGAACTGATGACACCCGAGTCGTTTGAGATCTTCGGCATCGTCGTGGAGCGCAAAAAGCTGGAAGAGCATCTGCGCTTATTTCAGGACGTCACTCCACCCGGCGATCACGACGATCTTTTGCAGGCGGCGCCACATCTGAGAACGCGCCTGCGCATGCTCTTGCACGAGTTGCTTTCGCAAACACTGCTCTACCCAGAAGTGGCACAGAGTGTGAATGCAAGGGAGGCGATGGAGCAATCGCTGATGGACGCAGTTGCGGATGCGTGTCGCGAGCGCAGTGCGAGTACTGAAGTGAGCAGGGCAGAGCGGCAGCAGGCGATTCTCGTTCGTGATGTCCGCGAATATCTTCTGAGCCTGGATGATCGCGTGGCATCGGTCCCCGAACTCTGCCGCAACTTCAACATCAGTCGCCGCACACTGCAGTATGCGTTTGAACAGGTGCTGGGAATGGGACCAAACGCATACCTGAAACTGCTGCGATTGAACGGTGTGCGGCGCGACTTAAGCAAACGCAGCGCGCTGATGAAGTCTGTTCAGCAGGTCGCAGCAGACTGGGGTTTCTGGCACCTGAGCCAGTTCTCAAAAGACTACAAGCAGCACTTTCTGGAACTGCCTTCGCTCACATTGAAGCGTACGCAGGATGCCCGCTCAAGATGA
- a CDS encoding TonB-dependent receptor: MSIRRLAPISIASVLLCSGTLIVHAQSTQGTILGTVKDKSEAVVPNAEVKLTATDTGIVKTAKTNSSGNYQFPNLNAGAYTLEITAQGFATQKVSNLRLTARQELRADAALDLGTLAQETSVNASDAGAIQTESPSIDATLSATAVRDLPANYRASSNGTSPLTMIQSLPGVQGDGSGTSFSIQGGLPFQTEVTVDGITTRSATGGNSPIQNAFPSGDSIAEMRVDGVMNNAEFGQPGEVTSTTKGGTNQLHGAAFWYHQDASLNARAYAALSKAKLITNDYGGSLGGPVVIPKLYNGHDKTFFFGTYEGYRNPRTTSVQYYVPTAAMKKGDFTRVQGVSSLKNPYTGGNYALGAVPVNAVAAKFLQFFPDPNIGDTSTYVPGQYNYSTNKDTSLFSEQFDIRGDQYFGQKAMVFGRFSFKNHNPHSAQNLNVPSSENSEKDRIFLVAGNYNFTPNLINEFRYGFTFSTTGNTNPFDGKTFTQNSGLQGLQNLFYNGLPELDFSYLTPLNADRLTSVSQSRTHVFTDNLTWVKGRHTMKFGLDIRRIEALTPLGFNGADNYGTFDYSSANFTGNEFADFLIGTPNTTFYDVVQSDNDGKAKHYHFYAQDQWRVSDSLTLSYGIRYEYHPAYHDPSGNIGNFDPSIAKSGRVIYPTGKGALVSQDYLASFNSCGLGQTSGVPAQNGAACTPTVDNTQAGLPDGLRTAVKLRFAPRFGFAYRPFGSNRTVVRGGYGLYNITLLGSNFYSLTGTLQSNTTQYANTQTASGPSYTWPAIYAGAGTSSNAVSGYGQAYFGTANDIHWNDPYSHQFSLSVDRDLGKGYGLRASYIGMTTKHLVWAPNLNDLPYSTTTSAYNQPLSARLFPNWGVINTRSTGADSNYQSGQINFHRAASNGLTIDSTYTLAKNLANNMGPGSASFAGESGGSRASYGQDPNVDFGQAYGTRRHRWNTTLVYGLPFGRGKQFGGKMNRYADLLVGGWQLSSIFVVETGPFLSPYFSSGQGDPSGTGSGLSSSKIGAAYPGRSQKVDRVVGVNVSPAQRSANKWFNSAAFTCPGTPNWVAGTQCHTGRGQAGDPNPIGRFGNAQNGSVVGPGLVNLSTGLSKQFNITERVSLRAEGTFTNVLNHTNLGNPAMNIASTTFGQITSTTGVDFGGPRTGQVSMRLQF, translated from the coding sequence ATGTCTATCCGTAGGCTTGCGCCAATTTCGATCGCATCGGTGTTGTTATGTAGCGGTACACTCATCGTCCACGCCCAGTCCACCCAGGGAACGATTCTTGGAACCGTGAAGGACAAGAGCGAGGCGGTGGTTCCCAACGCCGAAGTAAAGCTCACGGCAACTGACACAGGCATCGTTAAGACTGCAAAAACCAATTCCTCTGGAAACTATCAATTTCCCAATCTGAATGCAGGTGCATACACGCTTGAGATTACGGCGCAGGGATTTGCAACGCAGAAAGTGTCGAATCTGCGGTTGACGGCGCGTCAGGAATTGCGTGCAGATGCGGCACTCGATCTTGGAACACTTGCGCAGGAAACATCTGTAAACGCCAGCGATGCGGGCGCTATTCAAACCGAATCACCCTCCATTGACGCAACCCTTTCCGCCACTGCGGTGCGTGATCTGCCTGCGAACTATCGAGCCAGTTCAAACGGCACCAGCCCGTTGACCATGATTCAGTCGTTGCCCGGCGTGCAGGGCGATGGCAGCGGCACATCGTTTTCCATCCAGGGCGGTCTTCCGTTTCAGACGGAAGTGACGGTGGACGGCATCACCACACGTAGCGCTACAGGCGGAAATTCGCCCATTCAGAATGCCTTTCCTTCTGGCGATTCCATTGCGGAAATGCGCGTAGACGGCGTGATGAACAATGCAGAATTCGGCCAGCCGGGCGAAGTTACCTCCACGACCAAAGGTGGAACGAACCAGCTTCACGGCGCAGCGTTCTGGTATCACCAGGATGCATCCTTGAATGCGAGAGCCTATGCCGCGTTGTCGAAGGCGAAACTTATTACCAATGACTATGGCGGAAGCCTGGGTGGCCCGGTTGTCATTCCAAAGCTGTACAACGGCCACGATAAGACGTTCTTCTTCGGTACCTATGAGGGTTATCGCAACCCGCGCACAACCTCTGTGCAGTACTACGTTCCCACGGCTGCAATGAAGAAGGGCGACTTCACACGTGTGCAGGGCGTTTCTTCCTTGAAGAACCCCTACACAGGTGGCAACTATGCGTTGGGCGCTGTTCCCGTCAACGCTGTCGCCGCGAAGTTCTTGCAGTTCTTCCCGGACCCAAACATTGGTGATACGTCAACATATGTTCCGGGTCAGTACAACTACTCCACGAACAAAGACACCTCGCTTTTCTCTGAGCAGTTCGATATCCGCGGCGATCAATACTTTGGTCAGAAGGCAATGGTCTTCGGCCGGTTCTCGTTCAAGAACCACAACCCACACAGCGCACAGAATCTGAATGTTCCTTCCAGCGAAAACTCTGAGAAGGATCGCATCTTCCTCGTAGCCGGAAACTATAACTTCACGCCGAACTTAATCAACGAATTCCGGTATGGTTTCACTTTCTCTACGACGGGAAACACGAACCCTTTTGACGGCAAAACCTTCACGCAGAACTCTGGCCTGCAGGGCTTGCAGAATCTGTTCTACAACGGTTTGCCTGAACTGGACTTTTCCTATCTGACGCCTCTGAATGCTGATCGTCTGACGTCCGTTTCACAGTCTCGCACGCATGTATTCACGGACAATCTGACCTGGGTTAAGGGCCGCCACACGATGAAGTTTGGCCTCGATATCCGCAGAATTGAAGCACTCACACCACTCGGCTTCAATGGCGCTGATAACTACGGAACATTCGATTACTCTTCGGCAAACTTTACCGGCAATGAATTCGCAGACTTCCTGATCGGTACGCCGAACACCACCTTCTATGACGTTGTGCAATCGGATAACGACGGCAAGGCGAAGCACTATCACTTCTACGCGCAGGATCAGTGGCGTGTGTCCGATAGCCTGACGCTGAGCTATGGCATCCGTTACGAATACCACCCGGCGTATCACGATCCGTCCGGCAACATCGGTAACTTCGACCCATCGATTGCGAAGTCGGGCCGCGTGATCTATCCGACGGGCAAGGGTGCGCTGGTGTCTCAGGACTATCTCGCCAGCTTCAACTCCTGCGGACTAGGTCAGACCTCCGGCGTGCCAGCGCAAAATGGAGCGGCCTGCACACCCACGGTCGACAACACGCAAGCAGGATTGCCTGATGGCCTTCGTACCGCGGTCAAGCTACGTTTCGCTCCTCGTTTCGGTTTTGCGTATCGGCCGTTCGGAAGCAACCGTACCGTTGTTCGCGGCGGCTACGGTCTGTACAACATCACGTTGCTTGGTTCAAACTTCTACTCGCTGACGGGCACGCTGCAGTCCAACACAACGCAGTACGCCAATACTCAGACTGCAAGTGGTCCTTCGTACACGTGGCCGGCGATCTACGCGGGCGCAGGAACCAGCTCCAACGCTGTAAGTGGCTACGGCCAGGCTTACTTCGGTACAGCGAACGACATCCACTGGAACGATCCGTACTCGCACCAGTTCTCGCTGTCAGTGGATCGCGACCTCGGAAAGGGCTATGGTCTGCGTGCCTCCTACATCGGTATGACGACGAAGCACCTTGTTTGGGCGCCGAACCTGAACGATCTGCCTTACTCTACGACAACCTCTGCTTACAATCAGCCGTTGTCCGCGCGTCTGTTCCCGAACTGGGGTGTTATCAATACACGGTCGACGGGAGCCGATTCGAACTATCAGTCGGGCCAGATTAATTTCCATCGCGCTGCCAGCAATGGCCTGACGATTGATTCGACCTATACCTTGGCAAAGAACCTCGCCAACAATATGGGCCCAGGTTCCGCCAGCTTTGCCGGTGAAAGTGGCGGTTCCCGTGCGAGCTACGGCCAGGATCCGAACGTTGACTTCGGACAGGCCTATGGAACGCGTCGCCATCGCTGGAACACCACTCTCGTGTATGGTCTGCCGTTTGGCCGTGGCAAGCAGTTCGGTGGCAAGATGAACCGCTACGCGGATCTGCTGGTTGGTGGATGGCAGCTGAGCAGCATCTTCGTAGTGGAGACGGGGCCGTTCCTGTCGCCATACTTCTCCAGCGGCCAGGGCGATCCTTCTGGTACCGGTTCGGGACTCAGCTCTTCCAAGATCGGTGCAGCTTATCCGGGACGTTCGCAGAAGGTAGATCGCGTGGTGGGAGTAAATGTTTCCCCAGCGCAGCGTTCTGCAAACAAGTGGTTTAACTCTGCGGCATTCACTTGCCCCGGTACTCCGAACTGGGTGGCTGGAACGCAATGCCATACCGGACGTGGACAAGCGGGAGATCCAAACCCGATTGGTCGCTTCGGTAACGCACAGAATGGTTCCGTTGTCGGACCCGGCCTGGTCAACCTGTCCACTGGTTTGAGCAAGCAGTTCAATATCACGGAGCGCGTATCACTGCGCGCTGAGGGAACATTCACGAACGTGCTGAATCATACAAACCTTGGCAACCCTGCGATGAACATTGCCAGCACGACATTTGGTCAGATCACGTCGACGACCGGTGTCGATTTTGGTGGCCCGCGTACTGGTCAGGTGTCCATGCGTCTGCAGTTCTAA